TTATCTTTCAGAGCTAAAATGTTCAATACAAACGATTTCTTCTGTATAGTTTTGAGTGTTCATAGAACACCAAATAAATATCTGGTGACGATAGCTGAGTGGTTCCACCTGTTCCCATACCGAACACAGTAGTTAAGCACTCATACGCCGAAAGTACTTGTCTGGAGACGGACTGGGAGGATAGGGCGTTGCCAGTTTTTCCCTATATGGGATTTTTTATCATGGCGGCTTTGGTGAAGCGGTTAACACACTGGATTGTGGCTCCAGCATGCATGGGTTCGATCCCCATAAGTCGCCCCATTTTTTAATATGTAGGGGTATAGCTCAATTGGTAGAGCAACGGTCTCCAAAACCGTAGGTTGTGAGTTCGATTCTTACTGCCCCTGCCATATATACGGAGTGGTACTCAAGAGGCTGAAGAGGACGGTTTGCTAAATCGTTAGGCTGGGTAACCGGTGCGGAGGTTCGAATCCTCTCCACTCCGCCACTTGAAATTAAAGTCATTGCTGAGGCAATGGCTTTTTGTCGTCTCTAAAATTGTGCAAAAAAAATCCTTCCCCAAAAAGGGAAGGTGTTTGCTATTCATTTTACGATATGTTTACCGCCTAAGTAGCGCGGTGCCCAGTAGGTATCGGAGAGGGCATCCACCCGGACACCTTTGCTGGAGCTGGCATGGATGAATTCGCCGTCGCCCAGATAGATGCCGCAGTGGGAGGCGCCAGGTTCGTAGGTGGTAAAGAAAACCAAATCTCCGGGAACCAGTTGTTTGCTGCTGTTGGTGCGCAGCCCCAGCTTGTATTGTTCATCGGCAGTACGAGGGATGTTGATGCCGTTCTTGGCAAAGACGTATTGGAGATAGCCGGAGCAGTCAAAGGCCTTGGGCGTTGTTCCACCAAACGCATAAGGCACTCCAATATAAGAGCGGGCAGTTTTCAGCAGGGCTCCGACCTTACCTTTGGCAAGGATGGGCGCATTGTTGGGAGCCAGCGGCCCTTTGGAAGCGAGCGTACCACTTTCTTTGGCGGCAGGTTTGGGGACGTCCACGCCCCATTTAACCTTTTTAGCCTTTTGCAGAGCCCGCCAGGTGGCGTTATTGACGATACCGGTGATGCG
The Selenomonas ruminantium AC2024 DNA segment above includes these coding regions:
- a CDS encoding C40 family peptidase — its product is MNKQLLKTGLTLGLALFMSSAVTLASPTLQEGSHGHDVLLLQKKLQAVGYKITSVDGVYGSETERAVAEFQRDNKIRITGIVNNATWRALQKAKKVKWGVDVPKPAAKESGTLASKGPLAPNNAPILAKGKVGALLKTARSYIGVPYAFGGTTPKAFDCSGYLQYVFAKNGINIPRTADEQYKLGLRTNSSKQLVPGDLVFFTTYEPGASHCGIYLGDGEFIHASSSKGVRVDALSDTYWAPRYLGGKHIVK